From a single Lolium rigidum isolate FL_2022 chromosome 7, APGP_CSIRO_Lrig_0.1, whole genome shotgun sequence genomic region:
- the LOC124670232 gene encoding peroxidase 2-like — MAKLATALTVLALVACVAHPCQAGYGYPNPVPSSPSAPSPPPPTPITPSPAPPSPIAPSTPPPNTPPPPTPSSPAPGLAVGYYQNTCYRAEDIVREAVRNASKGIMAGLIRLFFHDCFVRGCDASVLLDTADPNSATEKFGIPNLSLRGFEVIDAAKAKIEKECGTVVSCADIVAFAGRDATYFLSNNKVFFDMPAGRYDGRVSLINETLINLPPPFATVAQLKAGFASKGLTADEMVTLSGAHTVGISHCSSFSNRLTSNSSDMDPNLKSTLQEECRSNNGSDNTVVQDINTPDKLDNQYYKNVLSHKVLFDSDATLLTAIDTSDAVSANAKDTNQWEEKFKAAMVKMGAIDVKTIANGEIRRSCRVLNTN; from the exons ATGGCAAAGCTCGCCACCGCCCTGACTGTCCTCGCACTGGTCGCCTGCGTGGCTCATCCGTGCCAAGCAGGCTACGGGTATCCCAACCCTGTGCCTTCCAGCCCGAGTGCACCAAGTCCTCCACCACCGACGCCGATTACACCTAGTCCTGCTCCGCCCTCCCCGATTGCACCATCTACTCCACCACCGAATACACCTCCACCGCCCACTCCGAGCTCACCTGCACCGGGGCTCGCCGTTGGCTATTACCAGAATACATGCTACCGTGCCGAAGACATCGTGAGAGAGGCCGTGCGCAACGCCAGCAAGGGCATCATGGCGGGGCTCATCCGTCTATTCTTTCATGACTGCTTCGTCAGG GGTTGCGATGCATCCGTGTTGCTGGATACGGCCGACCCGAACAGTGCGACGGAGAAGTTTGGCATCCCAAACCTGAGCCTGCGTGGCTTTGAAGTGATTGACGCGGCAAAGGCCAAGATCGAGAAGGAGTGCGGCACCGTCGTGTCATGTGCCGACATTGTGGCCTTCGCCGGACGTGACGCCACCTACTTCCTCAGCAACAACAAGGTCTTCTTCGACATGCCTGCTGGCCGCTATGATGGCCGTGTGTCCCTCATAAACGAGACACTCATCAACCTCCCCCCTCCCTTCGCCACCGTGGCTCAGCTCAAGGCCGGGTTTGCATCCAAAGGACTCACCGCCGACGAGATGGTAACCCTCTCCGGCGCGCACACCGTAGGGATCTCCCACTGCTCATCCTTCTCAAACCGCCTCACCTCAAACTCGTCCGACATGGACCCCAATCTGAAAAGCACTCTGCAAGAGGAATGCCGGTCAAATAATGGCAGTGACAACACGGTGGTACAAGACATCAATACCCCTGACAAGTTGGACAACCAGTACTACAAGAACGTGCTCAGCCATAAGGTGCTCTTTGACTCTGACGCCACGCTATTGACGGCGATAGACACCAGCGACGCGGTGAGTGCAAACGCTAAGGATACAAACCAGTGGGAAGAGAAGTTCAAGGCGGCGATGGTGAAGATGGGTGCTATTGATGTCAAGACAATTGCTAATGGCGAGATTAGGAGGAGTTGCCGTGTCTTGAACACCAACTAG